The Lepus europaeus isolate LE1 chromosome 21, mLepTim1.pri, whole genome shotgun sequence genome has a window encoding:
- the FKBP6 gene encoding inactive peptidyl-prolyl cis-trans isomerase FKBP6, whose protein sequence is MSGFARPRPGMAPSGEDGLSVYQRWSQRMQDISGDRGVLKDVIREGVGELVTPDASVLVKYSGYLEHMDKPFDSNCFRKTPRLMKLGEDITLWGMELGLLSMRRGELARFLFTPTYAYGALGCPPLIPPNTTVLFEIELLDFLDSAESDAFCALSAEQQDQFPVQKVLKVAATEREFGNYLFRQNRFCDAKARYKQALLLLHRRSAAPGEQHLVEAAKLLVLLNLSFTYLKLERPASALCYGEQALSIDDKNTKALFRCGQACLLMTEYEKARDFLVRAQKQQPFNHDINSELKKLASCYKDYTDREREMCHRMFATCADGPAVAQH, encoded by the exons ATGAGCGGCTTCGCGCGGCCCCGGCCCGGCATGGCGCCGTCGGGAGAGGACGGCCTG TCCGTGTACCAGCGGTGGAGTCAGCGGATGCAGGACATCTCCGGGGACCGCGGCGTGCTCAAGGACGTCATCCGGGAGGGCGTCGGGGAGCTGGTGACGCCCGACGCGTCGGTGCTCG TCAAATATTCTGGCTACCTGGAGCACATGGACAAACCCTTCGATTCCAATTGCTTTAGGAAGACTCCACGGCTCATGAAACTTGGAGAGG ACATTACGCTTTGGGGCATGGAGCTGGGCCTCCTGAGCATGcgcagaggagagctggccaggtttCTGTTCACGCCCACCTACGCCTATGGGGCGCTGGGCTGCCCGCCCCTCATCCCCCCCAACACCACCGTCCTGTTCGAGATCGAGCTGTTGGACTTCCTGGACTCCGCCGAGTCGGACGCGTTCTGTGCCCTGTCTGCG GAGCAGCAAGACCAGTTTCCGGTTCAGAAGGTCCTAAAAGTGGCAGCCACGGAGCGGGAGTTTGGCAACTACCTTTTCCGCCAGAATCGTTTCTGTGACGCCAAAGCACGATACAAGCAG GCCTTGCTGCTCCTGCACCGGCGGTCGGCGGCCCCCGGGGAGCAGCACCTGGTGGAGGCCGCCAAGCTGCTTGTCCTCCTCAACCTGTCTTTCACGTACCTGAAGCTGGAGCGGCCGGCCTCGGCCCTGTGCTACGGCGAGCAGGCTCTGAGCATCGACGACAAGAACACCAAGGCCCTGTTCCGGTGCGGACAG GCCTGTCTCCTCATGACTGAGTACGAGAAGGCCCGGGATTTCCTCGTCCGAGCCCAGAAGCAGCAGCCCTTCAATCATGACATCAACAGCGAGCTGAAGAAGCTGGCCAG
- the LOC133750742 gene encoding E3 ubiquitin-protein ligase TRIM50, translating to MAWQVSMPQLEDRLQCPICLEVFREPLMLQCGHSYCKDCLLALSRHLDSELRCPVCRQPADCSSSPPNVSLARVIEALQLPEEPEPSVCAHHRNPLSLFCEQDQELICGLCGLLGSHQHHRVTPVSTVYSRMKEDLAALVSDLKQEQKKVEEHIAKLVNNRTRIVNESDVFSWVIRREFQELHHLVDEEKARCLGGVEAHTRGLVASLDMQLEQAQGAQERLAQAERVLEQFSNESHHEFIRNYHSLASRAELQQARPLDGAFSPISFKPGLHQADIKLTVWKRLFRKVLPAPESLKLDPATAHPLLELSKGNTVVQCGLLAQRRASQPEGFDYSACVLASRGFSCGRHYWEVVVGGKSDWRLGVIKATASRKGKLGKSPEQGVWLIGLKEGRLYEAFAGPRVPLPVAGRPHRIGVYLHYEQGELTFFDADRPDDLRPLYTFQADFQGKLYPILDTCWHERASDSLPMVLPPPGGPGPLGPPQPTKL from the exons ATGGCTTGGCAGGTGAGCATGCCCCAGCTGGAGGACCGGCTGCAGTGCCCCATCTGCCTGGAGGTCTTCAGGGAGCCCCTGATGCTGCAGTGCGGCCACTCCTACTGCAAGGACTGCCTGCTGGCCCTGTCGCGCCACCTGGACTCGGAGCTGCGCTGCCCCGTGTGCCGCCAGCCGGCGGACTGCAGCAGCTCGCCGCCCAACGTCTCCCTGGCGCGGGTCATCGAGGCCCTGCAGCTGCCCGAGGAGCCGGAGCCCAGCGTGTGCGCACACCACCGCAACCCGCTCAGCCTCTTCTGCGAGCAGGACCAGGAGCTCATCTGCGGCCTGTGCGGCCTGCTGGGCTCCCACCAGCACCACCGGGTCACACCCGTCTCCACCGTCTACAGCCGCATGAAG GAGGATCTTGCAGCCCTCGTCTCCGACCTGAAGCAGGAGCAGAAGAAGGTGGAGGAGCACATCGCCAAACTGGTGAACAACCGCACGCGGATCGTC AACGAGTCGGACGTCTTCAGCTGGGTGATCCGCCGCGAGTTCCAGGAGCTGCACCACCTGGTGGACGAGGAGAAGGCCCGCTGCCTGGGCGGCGTGGAGGCGCACACCCGGGGCCTGGTGGCCTCGCTGGACATGCAGCTGGAGCAGGCCCAGGGTGCGCAGGAGCGGCTGGCGCAGGCCGAGCGCGTGCTGGAGCAGTTCAGCAACGAGAGCCACCACGAGTTCATCCGG AACTACCACTCCCTGGCCTCCAG AGCGGAGCTGCAGCAGGCCCGGCCGCTGGACGGCGCGTTCAGCCCCATCTCCTTCAAGCCTGGCCTCCACCAGGCCGACATCAAACTGACCGTCTGGAAAAGGCTGTTCCGGAAAGTTCTGCCAG CCCCGGAGTCGCTGAAGCTGGACCCGGCCACCGCACACCCGCTCCTGGAGCTGTCCAAGGGCAACACGGTGGTGCAGTgcgggctcctggcccagcggCGCGCCAGCCAGCCCGAGGGCTTCGACTACAGCGCCTGCGTCCTGGCCAGCCGCGGCTTCTCCTGCGGCCGCCACtactgggaggtggtggtgggcgGCAAGAGCGACTGGCGCCTGGGCGTCATCAAGGCCACGGCCAGCCGCAAGGGCAAGCTGGGCAAGTCGCCGGAGCAGGGCGTGTGGCTGATCGGCCTGAAGGAGGGCCGGCTGTACGAGGCCTTCGCTGGCCCGCGGGTGCCCCTGCCCGTGGCGGGCCGCCCGCACCGCATTGGCGTCTACCTGCACTATGAGCAGGGAGAGCTCACTTTCTTTGACGCCGACCGGCCCGATGACCTGCGGCCCCTCTACACGTTCCAGGCCGACTTCCAGGGCAAGCTCTACCCCATCCTGGACACCTGCTGGCACGAGAGGGCCAGCGACTCGCTGCCCATGGTCCTGCCCCCGCCCGGTGGGCCCGGCCCCCTGGGCCCCCCGCAGCCCACCAAGCTGTAG
- the NSUN5 gene encoding 28S rRNA (cytosine-C(5))-methyltransferase — protein MGLYAAAAAVLAGVESRQGSIKGLVYASSFQNVKQLYALVCETQRYSAVLDAVIASAGLLRAEKQLRPHLAKVLVYELLLGKGFRGGGGRWRALLRRHQARLRAELARLKVRRGVSSNEELLEAGAQPGPAAQVPRFVRVNTLKTCTEDAVDYFKRQGFSYQGRASSLEDLRALQGKSFLLDPLLPELLVFPAHTDLHEHPLYRAGHLILQDKASCLPATLLAPRPGAHVIDACAAPGNKTSHLAALLKNRGKIFAFDLDAKRLASMATLLARAGVSCCELAEKDFLAVSPSDERYRQVEYILLDPSCSGSGMVTRQLEEPGAGAPSPERLRALAGFQQRALCHALTFPALQRLVYSTCSLCQEENEDVVQAALQQSSGAFRLAPVLPAWPHRGLSTFPGAEHCLRASPETTLTGGFFVAVFERVQVPSSASQPPAQAPEPPSPGPKRKKRRRKAAGDPCAAPGP, from the exons ATGGGGCTGTacgcggccgcggcggccgtgCTGGCTGGCGTGGAGAGCCGCCAGGGCTCCATCAAGGGGCTGGTGTACGCCAGCAGCTTCCAG AACGTGAAGCAGCTGTACGCGCTGGTGTGCGAGACGCAGCGCTACTCCGCCGTGCTGGACGCCGTGATCGCCAGCGCGGGCCTCCTCCGCGCCGAGAAGCAGCTGCGGCCGCACCTGGCCAAG GTGCTGGTGTACGAGCTGCTGCTGGGGAAGGGGTTCCGCGGCGGGGGCGGCCGCTGGAGGGCGCTGCTGCGCCGGCACCAGGCCAGGCTGCGGGCCGAGCTGGCGCGGCTCAAGGTTCGGCGCGGCGTGAGCAGCAACGAGGAGCTGCTGGAGGCGggcgcccagcctggcccag CCGCCCAGGTGCCGCGGTTCGTGCGCGTGAACACTCTCAAGACCTGCACCGAAGACGCGGTTGATTACTTCAAGAGACAAGGTTTCTCCTACCAGGGTCGCGCCTCCAG CCTGGAGGACTTGCGGGCCCTGCAGGGCAAGTCTTTCCTCCTGGATCCCTTGTTGCCGGAGCTGCTGGTGTTTCCTGCGCACACGGACCTGCACGAGCACCCGCTGTACCGGGCCGGTCACCTCATCCTACAGGACAAG GCCAGCTGCCTCCCGGCCACACTGCTGGCGCCCCGGCCCGGGGCCCATGTCATCGACGCCTGTGCCGCCCCGGGCAATAAGACCAGTCACTTGGCAGCTCTTCTGAAGAACCGGGG gaagATCTTTGCCTTCGACCTCGACGCCAAGCGGCTGGCGTCGATGGCCACGCTGCTAGCGCGGGCTGGTGTCTCCTGCTGCGAGCTGGCCGAGAAGGACTTCCTGGCAGTGTCGCCCTCCGACGAGCGCTACCGGCAGGTCGAGTACATCCTGCTGGACCCGTCCTGCAGCGGCTCCG GGATGGTGACCAGACAGCTGGAggagcctggggcaggtgcaccCAGCCCGGAGCGCCTGCGGGCGCTGGCGGGGTTCCAGCAGCGAGCCCTGTGCCACGCGCTCACCTTCCCCGCCCTGCAGCGCCTCGTCTACTCCACGTGTTCCCTGTGCCAGGAGGAGAATGAAGACGTGGTGCAGGCGGCCCTGCAGCAGAGCTCGGGCGCCTTCAG GCTCGCTCCTGTgctccctgcctggccccaccGGGGCCTCAGCACTTTCCCAGGTGCCGAACACTGCCTCCGGGCCTCCCCTGAGACCACCCTCACGGGCGGCTTCTTCGTTGCTGTCTTCGAAAGGGTGCAAGTACCCAG CTCagcttcccagcccccagcccaggccccggagccgcccagcccaggccccaagagGAAGAAGAGACGGCGGAAAGCAGCAGGCGACCCCTGCGCCGCGCCAGGGCCATAG